The genomic stretch GATTGAATGGACTGTTGACAATAAATGAGTCAATGATGGTATCTGTACACCCAAATTGATTGAAGCTCACGTGTATTATGGGGAATGTACCTGTATCGGTTGCTATGTAACTCATCTCTGTAAGATTTTCAACTACGGCATCATTAGGTAAAAAAGTCAAGGTTTTATTGTGGTCGGTAGATAAACCGGTAATTTTAAAAACGGGGTTATAAATACTTTGCTCACGTGGAGTTATTTCAATGTTAGACTTAGGAACGGGTAAAACGGTGACGTAATCTTTTCGGATAGACCATGAAGTATCCATGCATCCCACCACAGAGCGAATGGAGTGGGTAACAGTGTATACTCCGGGAGTCGTATAAGTATGGGTAGGATTTAAGTCATTTGACAAATAGCCATCACCAAAATCCCAAAAGTGCTGAGCATGACCATAGACATAGCTACTATCAAAAAGCTGCACGGTATAAGGAACACAGGCCTCCACTTTGTCTATTATTTCGTTAGCAATAGGATTGGGATATACGTATAAGGTATCACCATAAGTGCCTGAGCAACCAAAATCATCAACTGTAAGTTGTACATAATAAGCACCTATTTGATCCCAGACGACATTTGAAGGGTGTTCTGTAGTGTCGGTGAATCCTAGATTGGTGTTGCCACCAAAATCCCATAAAAACTTAGCATTTGGTGAGTAATTACTATTATTAATAAAATCGATGGAATGCTGTGCAAAACAGAGTTCACCGGAGTACGTGAAGTGGGTCTGCACTAAATCATAGATGGCAACTTTGGCATAAGCCGTATCAGCGCAGGCAGTGTGTGGTTCTACTACAAGCATTACCACATAAGTGCCAGTGTCGGGGTAAGTGTAAGTTGGTGTTCCCATTCTGCTTGTATCAGTTTGAGAAGTAGGGTCTCCAAAGTCCCAAAAAAATGAAGTGGCATTTGTGCTTGCGTTTCCGATACTCATGGTTCCACCGCTACAAATTGTTACGGCTGAACTATTAGAAATTTGAGGGGAGGGATTAGCTACAATTGTTCCATTAGAATGTCTGATTCTACTAGTGTTTGTTTGACAGTCCGGTGATACATTAAATTGAAAATCTCGGCTATTCGTACTTATTAAAACTCCATTTCTAAACTCACGTGCGCATATCGCAAAAACATATTGCCCCACTTGTGTGGGCGCTCCTGTAAGTAACCCTGTTTGATGATCGATGCTAAAAGCGGGGTTGCCGGGAATAGGATTGTTGCTTGTAAAACCACCAATAAAAGCTACAGGAGTATAGGGTGGTGGGGCAGCAGGGTTTGGAGCTACGTTTCCGTTGGCATTTGAACCACCATTGTAAACATTACATAGTTCGTAGTAAATACTGTCTCCGTCCGGCTCTGTGGCACTTAAGTCTAAACGTACATCTACATTCAAGCAAAGAACAACCGGGGGGTCGCTCACAAACTTTGGGTTGGTGTTGCAGCTCGTGTCCATAGATGGAATACTGGTGGTAAAGGTGGACCCCCACTGAGATGCTGTGTTGTTTATATTGGTGATTGAATTATTTCGGCAGCAGCGCTGATGTGAAATAATATACCCCCCAGGAGTAGGAGGTAGGTAAAGGGTATCCTTATAAGAGCCTTTTTCCGTGCATACGGTTTGTGGTAATGTAGTACAGTTGTTAGGAGCAACATTGGGGAGTTGCTGAATATTGTTCATAAACGGCACACTGTTGTTTGCATATAAAACACCGTTCTGTTTATACACGCTTATGGCGGCATTTGGATCAAATGGGGCGCCAGATGAAAAGCAATCACGATAAATAATAAGTGTGATTTCATAGTAGTTGTTTCCCAAACATTTGTAGCTCATTTCGCCACCCACCAAGTGCGCTGCCCGTGTGGAGGCGCAAAGGCTAAAAATTAAAAGAAGAAAGATGGGTAATCTTTGTTTCATTTTCCGGGTTTAGGTACTGACTCTTAAATTTATTAAAAATCAATCGTTTACCGGAACAGAATTAGCAAAATGCTTATTTCAGTATCATTTTACCACAAGGAATAATGGTTTCGAAGCCTTTAGCTTTAAAATATTCGGGAGCATTTTCTCCAATGGCCATAACAAAATCACCACCCCAGGCACCAAGAGATTTAATACTTCCATTAAAATCCTTGAACAAAGTTTCTTTGATAGTGGGAGTTTGAAGAATATTACTCATAATTTCTTCATGATGATCCATTAGTTGCTTCAGGCTTTCTTCAAGTTGCACTGAAATCATTTTATAAGTAATATCTGAAATGCTTGAAATCAAATTATCAGTAATATCCTTTTTTAGAAAATTAGTTACCGCAGGTCTGCTGTTTTGCTTTTTGTTCAGATGGATGAAAAAAGCTCGTTCAAATGCAGGTGATAAATCAACCGTTTTGGTCTGAGGTACTCCATCATTCAAAGTATAAACCAGTGGAGTTGTAGAAGTGGCACAAGCTATGTCATACCCGCTACCGTTTTGGGTAGAAAAGAAAAGTTTATAAGGGTCAATTTCAATCCATTGAGCAATAAGGTGGGTAAGTGTGCTGCTACTACCCAGCCCCCAATTTCTTGGGAACTCCAGGTGCATTTCTACTTTTCCGCATGGTAGGCTTTGCTTTTTTAGCTCTACAGCTTTCAAAAGAATGCCTTGCAAAAACTGGGCACTCTCTGTATCGTTTGTGCTTATTATATCCAGGTTTTTACCAAAAATAGCTTCAAACCAAAGTTTGTTTTCACAATCAAAACTCTGCCAACGAATATTTTCGCTTCCAGATGAAAAAGACAAGCTTTGGCCATAGCGTGTTGGAATGGCCAAAGCCCGCGCTCCTTTTAGTACAAGATATTCTCCGCTAAGGAGTAACTTGCCATGAGCATAGTATTTCATACTAGGCTTTCTTTATCTCTTCAGGACTTTTGATGCCGCGTACTTCACAGAATTTTTTTACTGCCGCACTGTGCGAAACCGTATTGTGCTTAAAATGATCTACAATGATTTCCTTTTCTTCATTGGTCGCTTCCAATTGGTTTAGAATATTCAAAAGGTGCATTTTCATGTGTCCTTTTTGAATTCCGGTAGTTGTCAATGCGCGAAGTGCGGCAAAGTTTTGCGCCAAGCCAGAACTAGCAATAATTGACATCAATTCGTAAGCTGAAGGTTTTCCTAATAGTTCAAGTGAAAACTTAACCATGGGATGAAGAGTGGTAAGCCCACCAACGGTGCCGAGGGCCATGGGCGCATCAATCCAAAAGCGGAAAATTCCATCTTTTACCTCACAGTGGGTAAGGCTGCTGTATTGTCCATTGCGTGAAGCATAGGTGTGACAAGCTGCTTCGATTGCTCTAAAGTCATTTCCTGTGGCAATTACTACGGCATCAATTCCGTTCATGATTCCCTTGTTGTGGGTGGTGGCACGGTAGGGTTCTATCTCAGCAATCTTTACGGCACGACTAAACTTTTGAGCAAACTCTTCAGGGCTAATTCCCGAGCCATCGGTAAGTTGCTCGATAGGGCATGAAACCTCTGAACGAACCACACATTCAGGAGTGTAGTTGGAAAGTATACACATTACTATCTGCACGGCTTTTTCGCTTTCGCTAAAACGTGAATCATCAGCAATAGCTGCGGTAAAGGTTTGTGCAAACTGCTCCAGACAAGAGTTTATAAAATTCGCCCCCATCGAGTCACAGGTTTCAAATCGTGCTTCAAGCTGAAAGTAATTTTCCAGTTGGTCACTTTTGTCTACCAATTTTATATCTAAAATACCACCACCACGGGCTTGCATATTAGCAGTGATGCTAGCGGTGTCTGTATAAAAGCGGTCTTTTATTTCTTCAATAAAGGTTCTCAGTTTTTCCACATCATCATCATACATAAAATGTACATGGCCAATTTTGGTAGTAGAAATAATGGTGGTTTTAAACCCTCCACGCTCTAGCCAAAAACTAGCACTTTTGGCGGCAGCCGCTACTACTGAGCTTTCTTCAATGGCAAAAGGAATAGCATACAATTTGCCATCAATCAAAAAGTTAGGAGCTACACCATAAGGAGTATAAAAGTTTGAAACAGTGTTTTCAATAAACTCATCGTGAAGCTTTTGAACCTTTTGGTCATCATGCCAATAGCTTTGCAAAAGTTCTACTGCGCCTTCTTTATCTTGAAAGTATTGATCTACAATCCATTCAATTTTACCTTGCTTAGAAAGTTTCGAAAAGCCTTTTATGGGATTTGTCATGCGTAAAAAATTAAAGTGCGAATATACAAAGGCTTTAGCGGAGGTTTATTTTATTTTGTACTCCTAAATTTTGTTAAAGTAATTTTCACCAAGATGAAAGAGGTAAAGTGTGAGCATTGTAAAGAATGGACCGATGGCAATCTAAAGATATGTCAGCATTGCGGTGGTATTCTCAATGAAAAATACCTAGTTGAAAAAGAGGAGCAGGAGAAGGTAGAAACGGGTATGAAGTTCCCGTTGATAGAAATTGATGAAAATGACCCTATTTTGCTAAAAATGGGAAAGTATGTAGTGCGAGCCGGACAGGTGGTGTTTTTTGCTATTGTAACAGCAGTGGCTTATTTGGCTGCAGGAACTGTAGGCTAATGACTTATTTTTCAAAAATATTCTGGGTATCACTTTTCACCTTCGTGCTAAACCAAATAATAGAGGCCAGCGGTATTTTTATTCCATACGTTCATAGTTATTTGGATGATGTGCTTTGCTCTCCAATAGTGCTTGGTTTTGGCCTTTTTGTGCAACAGCAGTTTACTTATCGCAATTTGCAATATACTCTCACCATTCCTATGATTATATTGTTTGTGGCTTGGTACGCCTTAATTTTTGAAGTTTTTCTTCCATATAGCTCGTCAAGTTTTCATGCAGATTGGCTTGACGTATTGGCATACGCCTTTGGAGCCTTGCTCTTCTGGAGGTTTGGAAACAATCCAGCAGCTAAATTTTTATTTTCAAAAAATAGAAGTCTAGTCGAATAAACACTTCCCCACTAAGCTATTTTGCTTCTGGAAACCAAAGCTTATAAGTGTCTCTAAGTTTATTATTTAGTCTATGAACCATTCTAGACTTGGTGAGACTTACAACGCCAAAAACGGTGTACTTTCTTTGATAAAAGGGAAATGGAGCTTCAAGAGGAAAAAGTTGATCATCCATTATTATAAGTCCTTCAATTCCTAGGTTTTCAGTTTCTGAAAATTCAGCGGTAAATACGGTTCCTGTTATTTCCGAAGGATCTACTAAAGTTAAAGAGGAGTCAAATATTTTACCATCAAAGTTTCCATTTCGGATGTACTCGGAATCATCTGAATAAAAGAAAAACACCGGACAAAACTGAAAAACTTGTGAGAAGGATAAGAGTATGTCTTTGTTTTCGCGCTGCTGTGCCTGAGCAGTTTTATTAGCTTCACTTGTTTTACCAGCTGCTTCTAATCCAGATATCTTAGCATCATTAGTAAATAATCGCACTAGAAGAACTCCATTTTTAAGTTCGTGCAATTGCTCTTTGGCTTTGTCTAAATTGGTTTGAGCATTAAGTGAAAAGCAAATTGAAATTAGGAATAGGAGGGTAGAGAGTTTTCTCATAAATGGTATTTAGTTTAGATAAATATATGCGATTCCTAATTTTAGGAAAGAGCCATTTTATGATTTTAGACCAGCAATTTATCTACCGTTGTCTATTTATGAGAAAAAATAGGAGGTGTTTTTTTAAATCCATGGAGAGTAGAATTATTTCATGATCCTGATAGGCCTCTTTGTGATGATACCATAAAGCCTAAATCTTGCTTGTCAGCAGTCTTGCTTTTTTTTGTTTTTAGTTTCTCCCTCAAGCATAGCTTGGCTCGGCCTAAAACAAAAAAAGCCGCAAGTTTTAAAAACTTGCGGCTTTATGGTCGGGGCGGCAGGATTCGAATTTACCGCATATTTTTTTGACATTGATTATCAGTGTTTTATTTTGGCTAACATAGTGAATAATGGCCTTTTTGTCCCCACTTTGTCCCCATTTTTTAATACAAAATCAATGAATTATGTCTGAATATAGTTACCGAGCCCCAGAAATGCTAATTGACATTTGTAGTAGTCGAGCACGAGCCAGTCAGCTTATACAAAGGGGGAAAGATTACAATGTTTTGCTTAGCCATTTACTGAAAAATGATTATTTCAGAGAAGACAGTCAATCTGTTCCAACAGGGAAGGAGTTGATGGAACAGATTGGTTTAACAAGTTATTGGTATAAAAAATATCTCAATGAAATATACCATGATCTTGTGATAGATCACGAAAACCTACCTGCTGAAACTGTCTCTGGGATGCAGTGTTATATCTATCTTTCAGGAAGGGAGGGCAAACACTCAATGATGAAAGTTAATGGGATACAACATGTTCCTCAAAGAGGTGACATGATGAGTCTTCCTGGATTCAAAGCTCAGCTTGACGGCAACTTCTTCTATGTTACTGAAGTAAGTCATGAGTTTACCGAAGGAGAGCATGTCATAAGAATCTGGGTAAAATCAGGGTTTTACAACAGCTATTGGGAACTGCGTAAAGACAGAGCACGAATCCTGAATGAGTTGACCCATGAAGACTTTTCTCAAAGATCTGATTATGATCTACAGCAAGAACTAATTAAATTCAATAAACGGTGGTAGGCATTACGAATACTTCTTAAAATTCTCAGCCTGTTCAAATATCTCTTTATACACTTCGTCCCGATCTATCGGAGGGTAGTCGTTTTCTGCTAAGAGGATTATGAGATCTACTTTGAGTTCAGCTTTGATGTCGGCCCTTTTGCTCCAGTCGGTGTACTTAGCTTTATCATCCACTACATTCTTTACTTCTTTGGCGAGATGAATGAGTTTATCTTCTGGGTAGGCAAAATCATATCGATTTGCTAACTCTTTAAGTATATCATAGAAGGCTTTTTCTTCAAAGTCGATACCCATGCCCTGAAATGATTCCTTTTCCTTTTTCATGGCATGGTACAGGTCAATGATTTCATCGGTGAAGTCCTCTAAAACCTCGCTACGAAGTACATCAGATTCTTTACGTTCGTTATAGCGATCCACGATAGTCTGCATCTGTTTTGAGAAATCAATTCCCTTTATGCGGTTCACTTTCTTGAAATCATCAATGGCTTTGGCAAGGAGCTTTTGCAAAAGCTTAATCTTGGTATGAGGCAATTTGATCTTGTCAATCTTGGCGAGGTAGTTTTCGTCAAAAATGTCTACTTCTTTCTGTTCATCTTCCCCCAGCTTAAAAATTTCTTGTACGCCTTCACTTTCAATAGCATCCTTAATCATTTCGCGCACCTTGGCATTCATTTGAGCCGTATCTGGAGCTTCTCCCTTCGTAAGCTTGAATACAATCGATCTAACAGCAATGTAGAAGTAAATATGATCCTTTTCCTTATTGGATAAGGATTCACTGCCCGAGCAAATATCATAAGCAGCTTTTATTCGCTTCACCAATTGCATAAAGCGCTTCTCAAGATCCTGGGTAGCTTGAATGTACTCTGCCGCCTTATTAAGTGTATTCAGCTGCTCCACAGGTGATCCATCAAAATACTTGGAATAATCAAACTTGTGGAAGATAGCTTCCAGTAGATCAAGGTGATCTTTTACCACCACGACCGATTGCTGAATATCTTCAAAGTTCTGGCTATCTACTTTTGAGTAAAGGGCCAAAGCCATGTTCATTTGCTTTTTGATGCCAATGTAATCCACCACCAGTCCTTTCGATTTGCCTTCAAATTTTCGGTTTACCCGCGAAATAGTTTGAATAAGGCTATGCCTTTGAATAGGCTTATCGATATACATTGTGTCCAGAAAGGGAACATCAAAACCAGTGAGCCACATATCTACAACTATGGCAATCTTGAAGTTGCTCTTGGCATTCTTAAACTGCCTGTCCAGTTCTTTGCGGTTATCTTTGGTACCCAAAGCCTGGTACATCTCATCAGGGTCGTCCTTGCCACGGGTCATTACCATCTTTACTCTTTCGATGGGGAGTATTTCCTTTTTCTCCTTTTCGGACAGCTCAGCACCTTCCTCATGTGTTTTTACTTCGGCCCACTCAGGGCGCAAAGCAATAATCTCCTTATACATTTCAAAGGCAATTTCGCGCTTACTGCACACAATCATGGCTTTGCCCTTAAGGGTGGCACCTTCTGCAATTCTATTTTCATAGTGCTGCACAAAATCCTTTGCCTTAGCACGAATTACATCGGGATCACTCAGTATGGCATTCATACTGGCCATTTGCTTTTTGCTTTCGTCTACTTGGTATTCATTGGCTCCATCTTCAGCCACTTGGGCATAGTAGCTTTCTATTTCTTGAATCTTATAGTTGTTTAGTAGAACTTTGGCTGCGCGTCCTTCATAAACAATGCGAACGGTAATATCATCCTTTACCGATTCGGTCATGGTGTAGGAATCCACAATTTCTCCAAACACATCCATAGTGGCATCAATGGGAGTTCCGGTAAAGCCTACAAAGGTGGCGTTGGGGAGGGAATCATGTAAGTGTTTCGCAAAACCAAAAGATTTCTTCACCCCATATTCCGTCACTCGCACCTTCTGGTTTAGATTTACCTGGCTACGGTGCGCTTCGTCCGAAATACAGATTACATTGGTTCTATCTGTTAGGAGCTCTGTATCTTCATTAAACTTGTGAATTGTGGTAAGGAAAACACCACCACTGTTTCTTCCTTTTAGCTTTTGGCGAAGATCTTCACGGCTTTCAACACTGCTTACAGAATTGTCTCCTATGTAACCCTTGGCATTTGTGAATTGACCAGCCAATTGATCGTCCAAATCGGTTCTATCGGTAATCAGAACAATGGTGGGGCTGGCAAATTCCACGCTTTTCATAAGAAGCCGCGTAAGGAAAAGCATAGTGTAGCTTTTTCCGCAACCTGTCGCTCCAAAGTAGGTACCCCCTTTACCATCTCCTTCAGGCTTTCGGTGTTCTAAAATGTTGTGATAGAGCTTGCGAGCTGCATAATACTGTGGATATCGACAGACTATCTTCTCTTCCTTTCGGGAAGTGTCTGGCACATACACGAAGTTGTGGATGATGTCCAGCAAACGCTCCTGATCAAACATGCCCTGAATCAGAGTATGCATGGCATCGATTCCGTCTACCTCCAGCTCATTGCCTGTAATCTTACGCCAGGCATAATAGAATTCGTAAGGAGCAAAGAAGGATCCGGCTTTGCTGTTTACACCATCACTGATCACAGAAAAGGCGTTGTACTTGAAAAGCTCTGGAATATCCCTTTTATATCGAGTAGTCAATTGCACGTATGCATCATGCATTACAGCTTCTTCTCTGATGGCCGTCTTCAACTCAAATACTACCAGCGGCAAACCATTGATATATAAAATACCATCCGGGATCCTTAAGGAAAAACCTTGAATTTCCAACTGGTTTACCATTTGGAAAGTATTGTTTTCAGGGTTGCTGAAATCTACCAGCTGGATAAAAAGATCCTTCTGTGAGCGGTCTTCACGCTTCACAACAAAACCATCGCGAAGCCAGTGCATAAAGGTTTTGTTGCTTTCATAAAGATCAGAAGAGGGGAGAGCCTGTAATTGGCGAACAATACCATCTATCTCGACATCTGTAATCTGTTCTGTAGCATAACGTGTTTTTAGTGAGTTCCTGAGTGCTACAACATTCAATACCTCGTCCGGGCTGCGAGTAATCTCAATTCCCAAAAGGTGAGTGTGACCTTGCTGAGCAAGAAGGTCAATAAAGGCTTGTTCGAGTTGGGCTTCGTTGAATTTCATAGATATTAATGTCGGGAAATATTTTTACTGGGCGTTTGAGGTAAATAGAAACTCCTCAATTTTTCTAAAAATATTTAACAATTTACTCTCACTCAGCTTGTTTTGGATTGTTACATCCAGGTCCCAGAATTGATCTTCCGAAATGTTCTCAATAAAGGTTGAAGCAAAATGATACCATGGGTTCTTTGTGGTATAGAAGTCAGATTGTAAAAGAGCTTTTTCGTCTCTCTCAGTAAAAATAATGTCCTTGTAACGTTTCCTATCTTCTTTGAGTTCATGCCACATTTCCACATGCAAACTAAGGTTTCCTTTAGTCATTAGTTCTTCAAAGGAAACTGTAATTGCCAAGTTTTCATTGTGTTTTGAGCAATACCATCGTAACCGGTCTTGATCTCCGTCTCGTGGGATGCGCATATCTATATCTTCTAGCGCATGGCCAGCAGCTTCAATCTTGTTAACAGCAAATTCTTTGATTTCATGCTTTATAATAAGGGCTTGATTTATTTGCCCCATGTGCTTCAAATAGAACCCAATATTTTTTTTGTCCATATTAGCATTGCTAAGGTTTAGTGTGTTCTGGTAGAAATCATGGAGGAAAAACATGTATTTCTCATTATCCTTCATTTGGTTGCTCTCGAGGTTTTTCATCACAGCCTTCAAAAAGTCAATATGTGTAATGTTTACAAATTCAGGATGATTGATATTTGAAATCGGATGCAGTGACAACACGATGCCGCACATGTTTTCTCTGGCATATTTGTCTTCAGAAAGTATAGTATCCCAATAATCCTCAAGGTCATTATTTAAGGTGTGGTAAACCTTATTTTCAATAATCAAAGCCACATCTTCACCGTGTAGCAACAAATCTATTCTCCCGCCTTTTTTTGTGCCATATTCTAACCTTGGAGTGAAACCGTTACTCATTGCAAAGACTTTTTTCTCTGGATCAACTTTAGAATTGATAAGCTGCAAGAACGAGCTAACGAACAAATCACCGAACCCGTGCTCTTCATTTACATCAAAGAAGAAAGCATATATGTTAGACATTACATTCTCATAATGAGGCTGCCTGGCAATCCCCAAAAAAGTTTTGGGTGTGGCTCTTATCTCTGGGATTGGGGTTTGTTCCAGAAATGTTTGCAAGGTTGAGATGTTCATATTTTTATAGTAGGGCTTTAGGTTTGATGGTTTTATTCGTTGATTGAATTAAATGCTTTGAAGGCATCTAATACAAACCTATTGAAACCAGTGCCATTGTCTGTTGTCAGATCAATTCCCTGCAAATCTTGATAGGGTACTTGTATGTAGCAACGGAAACCAAATGAGACATCGAATTGAGATTTACCACTATAAAGCATTTTATCTTTCCAATGGCATTGGGCTTTCCAGTCAAAACTTGAAACAAATGAAGAATTGAAAAAGGATTCTAAGTCATTCCATGACTCCCTTTTTTTTCTGCCTGAATACTTTTTGAAATTTTGTTGATTACATATGACTGTACCTCCTTGCACTTGTTCTTCAGAAAAGTCAATAGAAGCAAAGAATCTTTGAAAGGAAGTGAATTTTATGTGTGAGTGCTTTTTCAAAGGATAGTTTATCCCAGCAATCTCAATAGATTCTTTTTCGCTCCATTTCATGTTCTTTGGTTTGTAAAGGGTCCAGCCTTGGCTCTTTGTGTTGCCAGGCCACATGGAAATAACAAGGTTAATATTGTTATTGGGGTCCCTCTCAAACCAAAAGAGCAGTTCACTAGCCCAGGATAAGTTTAAATTTAACCCCTTTCTATCATTGTAATTTAGTAATTCGATGTTCTCGCTTTCACAACTCTGTAGAGCTGCTTCCAGTCGCATTAATCGAGCTTTATCATTAACGGCATTGTTGGTCAATACACTCAATGGCTTTATTGGTAACCAGTGAGTTTTATGCAATTGAACCAACTTTAGAAAATCCTTAACAAAGGGACTTCTATAGCCCGCCCCTCGAGTTAAATTGAAATAGTGATTTGTGGATTTTGTAATATCACTCCATGATAGAGCCTTG from Owenweeksia hongkongensis DSM 17368 encodes the following:
- a CDS encoding PKD domain-containing protein, which codes for MKQRLPIFLLLIFSLCASTRAAHLVGGEMSYKCLGNNYYEITLIIYRDCFSSGAPFDPNAAISVYKQNGVLYANNSVPFMNNIQQLPNVAPNNCTTLPQTVCTEKGSYKDTLYLPPTPGGYIISHQRCCRNNSITNINNTASQWGSTFTTSIPSMDTSCNTNPKFVSDPPVVLCLNVDVRLDLSATEPDGDSIYYELCNVYNGGSNANGNVAPNPAAPPPYTPVAFIGGFTSNNPIPGNPAFSIDHQTGLLTGAPTQVGQYVFAICAREFRNGVLISTNSRDFQFNVSPDCQTNTSRIRHSNGTIVANPSPQISNSSAVTICSGGTMSIGNASTNATSFFWDFGDPTSQTDTSRMGTPTYTYPDTGTYVVMLVVEPHTACADTAYAKVAIYDLVQTHFTYSGELCFAQHSIDFINNSNYSPNAKFLWDFGGNTNLGFTDTTEHPSNVVWDQIGAYYVQLTVDDFGCSGTYGDTLYVYPNPIANEIIDKVEACVPYTVQLFDSSYVYGHAQHFWDFGDGYLSNDLNPTHTYTTPGVYTVTHSIRSVVGCMDTSWSIRKDYVTVLPVPKSNIEITPREQSIYNPVFKITGLSTDHNKTLTFLPNDAVVENLTEMSYIATDTGTFPIIHVSFNQFGCTDTIIDSFIVNSPFNLFMPNAFTPDGDGINDWFSYTVTGVTKSRIEIYNRWGEIVFESEDPYRKWNGRLHNEGPMLTPGIYSYVINVIVKKGAYKFTKMGAINLVR
- a CDS encoding GYDIA family GHMP kinase — its product is MKYYAHGKLLLSGEYLVLKGARALAIPTRYGQSLSFSSGSENIRWQSFDCENKLWFEAIFGKNLDIISTNDTESAQFLQGILLKAVELKKQSLPCGKVEMHLEFPRNWGLGSSSTLTHLIAQWIEIDPYKLFFSTQNGSGYDIACATSTTPLVYTLNDGVPQTKTVDLSPAFERAFFIHLNKKQNSRPAVTNFLKKDITDNLISSISDITYKMISVQLEESLKQLMDHHEEIMSNILQTPTIKETLFKDFNGSIKSLGAWGGDFVMAIGENAPEYFKAKGFETIIPCGKMILK
- a CDS encoding hydroxymethylglutaryl-CoA reductase, degradative, producing the protein MTNPIKGFSKLSKQGKIEWIVDQYFQDKEGAVELLQSYWHDDQKVQKLHDEFIENTVSNFYTPYGVAPNFLIDGKLYAIPFAIEESSVVAAAAKSASFWLERGGFKTTIISTTKIGHVHFMYDDDVEKLRTFIEEIKDRFYTDTASITANMQARGGGILDIKLVDKSDQLENYFQLEARFETCDSMGANFINSCLEQFAQTFTAAIADDSRFSESEKAVQIVMCILSNYTPECVVRSEVSCPIEQLTDGSGISPEEFAQKFSRAVKIAEIEPYRATTHNKGIMNGIDAVVIATGNDFRAIEAACHTYASRNGQYSSLTHCEVKDGIFRFWIDAPMALGTVGGLTTLHPMVKFSLELLGKPSAYELMSIIASSGLAQNFAALRALTTTGIQKGHMKMHLLNILNQLEATNEEKEIIVDHFKHNTVSHSAAVKKFCEVRGIKSPEEIKKA
- a CDS encoding nucleoside/nucleotide kinase family protein, whose protein sequence is MRKLSTLLFLISICFSLNAQTNLDKAKEQLHELKNGVLLVRLFTNDAKISGLEAAGKTSEANKTAQAQQRENKDILLSFSQVFQFCPVFFFYSDDSEYIRNGNFDGKIFDSSLTLVDPSEITGTVFTAEFSETENLGIEGLIIMDDQLFPLEAPFPFYQRKYTVFGVVSLTKSRMVHRLNNKLRDTYKLWFPEAK
- a CDS encoding type I restriction endonuclease subunit R yields the protein MKFNEAQLEQAFIDLLAQQGHTHLLGIEITRSPDEVLNVVALRNSLKTRYATEQITDVEIDGIVRQLQALPSSDLYESNKTFMHWLRDGFVVKREDRSQKDLFIQLVDFSNPENNTFQMVNQLEIQGFSLRIPDGILYINGLPLVVFELKTAIREEAVMHDAYVQLTTRYKRDIPELFKYNAFSVISDGVNSKAGSFFAPYEFYYAWRKITGNELEVDGIDAMHTLIQGMFDQERLLDIIHNFVYVPDTSRKEEKIVCRYPQYYAARKLYHNILEHRKPEGDGKGGTYFGATGCGKSYTMLFLTRLLMKSVEFASPTIVLITDRTDLDDQLAGQFTNAKGYIGDNSVSSVESREDLRQKLKGRNSGGVFLTTIHKFNEDTELLTDRTNVICISDEAHRSQVNLNQKVRVTEYGVKKSFGFAKHLHDSLPNATFVGFTGTPIDATMDVFGEIVDSYTMTESVKDDITVRIVYEGRAAKVLLNNYKIQEIESYYAQVAEDGANEYQVDESKKQMASMNAILSDPDVIRAKAKDFVQHYENRIAEGATLKGKAMIVCSKREIAFEMYKEIIALRPEWAEVKTHEEGAELSEKEKKEILPIERVKMVMTRGKDDPDEMYQALGTKDNRKELDRQFKNAKSNFKIAIVVDMWLTGFDVPFLDTMYIDKPIQRHSLIQTISRVNRKFEGKSKGLVVDYIGIKKQMNMALALYSKVDSQNFEDIQQSVVVVKDHLDLLEAIFHKFDYSKYFDGSPVEQLNTLNKAAEYIQATQDLEKRFMQLVKRIKAAYDICSGSESLSNKEKDHIYFYIAVRSIVFKLTKGEAPDTAQMNAKVREMIKDAIESEGVQEIFKLGEDEQKEVDIFDENYLAKIDKIKLPHTKIKLLQKLLAKAIDDFKKVNRIKGIDFSKQMQTIVDRYNERKESDVLRSEVLEDFTDEIIDLYHAMKKEKESFQGMGIDFEEKAFYDILKELANRYDFAYPEDKLIHLAKEVKNVVDDKAKYTDWSKRADIKAELKVDLIILLAENDYPPIDRDEVYKEIFEQAENFKKYS
- a CDS encoding PD-(D/E)XK nuclease family protein, which gives rise to MNISTLQTFLEQTPIPEIRATPKTFLGIARQPHYENVMSNIYAFFFDVNEEHGFGDLFVSSFLQLINSKVDPEKKVFAMSNGFTPRLEYGTKKGGRIDLLLHGEDVALIIENKVYHTLNNDLEDYWDTILSEDKYARENMCGIVLSLHPISNINHPEFVNITHIDFLKAVMKNLESNQMKDNEKYMFFLHDFYQNTLNLSNANMDKKNIGFYLKHMGQINQALIIKHEIKEFAVNKIEAAGHALEDIDMRIPRDGDQDRLRWYCSKHNENLAITVSFEELMTKGNLSLHVEMWHELKEDRKRYKDIIFTERDEKALLQSDFYTTKNPWYHFASTFIENISEDQFWDLDVTIQNKLSESKLLNIFRKIEEFLFTSNAQ